In one window of Campylobacter hepaticus DNA:
- a CDS encoding phosphonoacetaldehyde reductase, translating into MNNFKYFNPVKINFNFSYENVLDSLKTDSILLLTSQSFYKKGLTKVLEEKLGSRLKGLIYNVLPNPEINYAELIKKDYKGYKEIVAFGGGSVLDLAKYFSVSGDIIRNGVELNISDSSSFIPIYAIPTTAGTSSELTKWATLWDTPNNIKFSLSNDNLYCKEAFYDPNLFLNIPRELTIHTALDALSHSIESIWNKNSNLISTYHAIKAIELILEYLPKLQNNLNSKELRLKIILASIHAGLAFSNTQTALAHAISYPITMKLGLSHGLACSFTIPILLECINDIDTNNVLSPYKEQIIALFHALNISIELKNYGITQEFIENIFNNLNSRAKNGMFDLELTKRKLLSLC; encoded by the coding sequence ATGAATAATTTTAAGTATTTTAACCCAGTTAAAATTAATTTTAATTTTTCTTATGAAAATGTTTTGGATAGTTTAAAAACAGATTCTATTTTATTACTTACTTCTCAAAGTTTTTATAAAAAGGGATTAACTAAAGTTTTAGAAGAAAAACTTGGAAGTCGTCTAAAAGGTTTGATTTATAATGTTTTACCTAATCCAGAAATTAATTACGCTGAGTTGATTAAAAAAGATTATAAAGGCTATAAAGAAATAGTAGCTTTTGGTGGTGGAAGTGTTTTAGATTTGGCTAAATATTTTAGTGTATCAGGCGATATTATTAGAAATGGTGTAGAATTAAATATATCAGATTCTTCTTCATTTATACCTATTTATGCTATTCCAACTACAGCAGGCACGAGTAGTGAATTAACTAAATGGGCTACTTTGTGGGATACTCCAAATAATATAAAATTTTCACTATCTAATGATAATTTATATTGTAAAGAAGCTTTTTATGATCCGAATTTATTTTTAAATATTCCAAGAGAACTTACTATACATACAGCTTTAGATGCTCTTTCTCATTCTATAGAATCAATTTGGAACAAAAATTCTAATCTTATATCTACTTATCATGCAATTAAAGCTATAGAATTGATCTTAGAATATTTACCAAAATTACAAAATAATTTAAATTCTAAGGAGCTAAGATTAAAAATTATTTTAGCAAGTATCCATGCTGGTTTGGCTTTTTCAAATACCCAAACAGCATTAGCTCATGCTATAAGTTATCCAATTACTATGAAATTAGGTCTTTCTCATGGACTAGCTTGTAGTTTTACTATTCCTATTTTATTAGAATGTATTAATGATATAGATACAAATAATGTTTTATCACCTTATAAAGAACAAATTATTGCTTTGTTTCATGCTTTAAATATTTCTATAGAATTGAAAAATTATGGGATAACTCAAGAATTTATTGAAAATATTTTTAATAATTTAAATTCTAGAGCAAAAAATGGTATGTTTGATTTAGAATTGACTAAAAGAAAGTTGTTATCTTTATGTTAA
- the acpS gene encoding holo-ACP synthase, with amino-acid sequence MRVGCDIVCISRIEKIHTRHGKNFLDKFLSPQEQILVKNPATLAGLWAAKEAASKALGLGICELCTFFDIQISKDKRNAPKLQYSQKLIHDFNIQESSLSISHDNGFAIAIVAII; translated from the coding sequence ATGCGTGTGGGCTGTGATATTGTTTGTATTTCTAGAATAGAAAAAATTCATACAAGACATGGTAAAAATTTCTTAGATAAATTCTTAAGTCCGCAAGAACAAATACTAGTTAAAAACCCGGCAACTTTAGCAGGTCTTTGGGCTGCTAAAGAAGCTGCTAGTAAAGCTTTAGGACTTGGAATTTGTGAATTATGCACTTTTTTTGATATACAAATATCAAAAGACAAAAGAAATGCTCCTAAACTTCAATACTCTCAAAAACTTATACACGATTTTAATATTCAAGAAAGTTCACTTAGCATTTCACACGATAATGGATTTGCTATTGCTATAGTAGCTATAATATAA
- the fliL gene encoding flagellar basal body-associated protein FliL, producing the protein MDEELKNEEKKQKGGSLVIIIVILLFVLLLSIMGVIAWLISSSSHDESEVKEAPKEEIKADKPKISTPTQRGSDFADIGPMYPLDPFTLNLLSDSGSRYVKCTIELEQNSELLKPELDKKVPIIRDIIIRTLTAKTFEEVSTQKGKERLKDELVGKINEILTDGFIKNVYFTDFVVS; encoded by the coding sequence ATGGATGAAGAATTAAAAAATGAAGAAAAAAAGCAAAAAGGCGGATCGCTTGTAATTATTATTGTTATTTTGCTTTTTGTCTTACTTCTTAGCATTATGGGTGTAATTGCTTGGCTTATTTCTAGTAGCTCACACGATGAAAGCGAAGTTAAAGAAGCTCCAAAAGAAGAAATCAAAGCTGATAAACCTAAAATTTCAACTCCCACTCAACGTGGTAGCGATTTTGCTGATATAGGTCCTATGTATCCGCTTGATCCTTTTACTTTAAATTTACTTAGTGATAGTGGCTCAAGATATGTAAAATGCACCATAGAATTAGAACAAAATAGTGAACTTTTAAAACCTGAACTAGATAAAAAAGTACCTATAATTCGCGATATTATCATCCGCACGCTTACAGCTAAAACCTTTGAGGAAGTTAGTACTCAAAAAGGCAAAGAACGCTTAAAAGATGAACTCGTTGGAAAAATCAATGAAATTTTAACTGATGGTTTCATTAAAAATGTTTATTTTACGGATTTTGTAGTTTCTTAA
- the aepY gene encoding phosphonopyruvate decarboxylase, giving the protein MLDMTLFGEALKKMGCFQFSGVPCSYLSPMINYAINENSFIMSNNEGDATAIATGISLANMKQKDKFGVVLMQNSGLSNALSPLTSLNDTFEIPILGFVSLRGERDMQGKNTDEPQHELLGIITDRLLKTCNIAYDFLSQDYDQAIKQLNVAHDYLKKQKSYFFIVKNNTFKKCSLTDSKSLLENQDQEIIEQNHNTVKLQVQRIEILKYLSDFSYKNNIALFATTGKTGRELYEIQDTENQLYMVGSMGCVSSLALGVSLQNFKKVIAIDGDSALLMRMGALSTNAYYSKLNNKGNFCHVLLDNESHDSTGGQFNLSPFVNFSKIAYSCGYEKIFIINSFDDLAQALNFFLDREQGGAILIYIKILKGSKENLGRPKVTPKQVALRIAQFLIRDEHE; this is encoded by the coding sequence ATGCTTGATATGACTTTATTTGGAGAAGCTTTAAAAAAAATGGGATGTTTTCAATTTAGCGGGGTCCCTTGTTCTTATCTTTCTCCTATGATTAATTATGCTATTAATGAAAATTCTTTTATTATGTCTAATAATGAAGGTGATGCTACAGCTATAGCTACAGGAATAAGCTTAGCAAATATGAAACAAAAAGATAAATTTGGCGTTGTATTAATGCAAAATAGCGGATTAAGCAATGCTTTATCTCCTCTTACTTCTTTAAATGATACCTTTGAAATTCCTATTTTAGGTTTTGTTTCTCTTAGAGGAGAAAGAGATATGCAAGGCAAAAATACTGATGAGCCACAACATGAACTTTTAGGAATTATTACAGATCGTTTATTGAAAACTTGTAATATTGCTTATGATTTTTTATCTCAAGATTATGATCAAGCTATTAAACAATTAAATGTAGCACATGATTATTTAAAAAAACAAAAATCTTATTTTTTTATAGTTAAAAACAATACTTTTAAAAAATGTTCTTTAACTGATTCTAAGTCTTTGTTGGAAAATCAAGATCAAGAAATCATTGAGCAAAATCACAATACAGTGAAGTTGCAAGTGCAAAGGATTGAAATTTTAAAATATTTAAGTGATTTTTCTTATAAAAATAATATCGCATTATTTGCTACTACAGGAAAAACAGGTAGAGAATTATATGAAATTCAAGATACGGAAAATCAATTATATATGGTAGGTTCAATGGGGTGTGTTAGTTCTTTAGCTTTAGGAGTATCTTTACAAAATTTTAAAAAAGTCATTGCAATTGATGGAGATTCTGCTTTATTGATGAGGATGGGAGCTTTAAGTACTAATGCTTATTATTCTAAACTTAATAATAAAGGAAATTTTTGTCATGTATTATTAGATAATGAAAGCCATGATAGTACAGGAGGACAATTTAATCTTTCCCCATTTGTAAATTTTTCAAAAATAGCTTATTCTTGTGGCTATGAAAAGATTTTTATTATAAATTCATTTGATGATTTAGCACAAGCGCTTAATTTTTTTCTTGATCGCGAACAAGGTGGAGCTATTTTAATTTATATTAAAATTTTAAAAGGTAGTAAAGAAAATTTAGGAAGACCTAAGGTTACACCTAAGCAAGTTGCATTAAGAATAGCACAATTTTTAATTAGGGATGAACATGAATAA
- a CDS encoding cytochrome P450 yields the protein MNQCPFFPKPYKNKASTLLTFLLKRRSWLDGLYERSYKMQTGYVKMPNFDLYVVNNTKEVKRIMVNEVRQFPKSAFLHELLSPLLGESIFTTNGDVWKKQRELLRPSFEMTGINKVFNLMKDAAADMMQRFDKYPNNAIIEVDEAMTFVTADVIFRTIMSSKLDEEQGKKILNAFVTFQEQTVHTAMRRMFHFPKWFSYILGDRKRAKAGELIRQVLKDIVKPRYDKANEANQEEFKDILSSLLLVVDAQTNKRFSFEEILDQVAMLFLAGHETTASSLTWTLYLLSLYPKDQEKAYEELCEILQNKDIEIVHLKQFKYLINIFKESLRLYPPVGFFAREAKQDTQIRDKFIKKGSGVVIAPWLIHRHEKFWSDPNGFNPSRFEHEYQKDAYLPFGVGERICIGQGFAMQEAILILANILRVYKLELEEGFVPDVVGRLTVRSANGMRIKFTKRKA from the coding sequence ATGAATCAATGCCCATTTTTTCCAAAACCTTATAAAAACAAGGCTTCAACGCTTTTAACTTTTTTATTAAAACGCAGATCTTGGCTTGATGGACTTTATGAACGTAGTTATAAAATGCAAACAGGTTATGTTAAAATGCCCAATTTTGATCTTTATGTTGTTAATAATACTAAAGAAGTGAAAAGAATCATGGTAAATGAAGTAAGACAATTTCCCAAAAGTGCCTTTTTGCATGAGCTTTTAAGTCCACTTTTAGGAGAAAGTATTTTTACTACAAATGGAGATGTTTGGAAAAAACAAAGAGAGCTTTTACGCCCAAGTTTTGAAATGACAGGGATTAATAAAGTATTTAATCTCATGAAAGATGCAGCAGCTGATATGATGCAACGTTTTGATAAATATCCTAATAATGCCATTATAGAAGTAGATGAGGCCATGACTTTTGTGACTGCAGATGTTATTTTTCGTACTATTATGTCTTCAAAACTTGACGAAGAGCAAGGTAAAAAAATTTTAAATGCTTTTGTAACTTTTCAAGAACAAACCGTGCACACTGCCATGCGCCGTATGTTTCATTTTCCAAAGTGGTTTTCTTATATTTTAGGTGATCGTAAACGTGCTAAAGCTGGAGAGCTTATTAGGCAAGTTTTAAAGGATATAGTAAAACCAAGATATGATAAGGCTAATGAAGCAAATCAAGAAGAATTTAAAGATATTTTATCTTCTTTGCTTTTGGTGGTGGATGCACAAACTAATAAACGTTTTTCTTTTGAAGAAATTTTAGATCAAGTGGCCATGCTTTTTTTAGCAGGTCATGAAACAACAGCTAGTTCTTTAACATGGACTTTGTATTTATTAAGTCTTTATCCTAAAGACCAAGAAAAAGCTTATGAAGAGCTTTGTGAAATTTTGCAAAATAAAGATATTGAAATTGTGCATTTAAAACAGTTTAAATATTTAATTAATATTTTTAAAGAATCTTTAAGGCTTTATCCACCTGTAGGATTTTTTGCAAGAGAAGCTAAGCAAGATACGCAAATTCGAGATAAATTTATTAAAAAGGGATCAGGAGTGGTGATTGCTCCTTGGCTTATACACAGGCATGAAAAATTTTGGAGTGATCCTAATGGCTTTAATCCTTCTCGTTTTGAGCATGAATATCAAAAGGACGCATATTTACCTTTTGGAGTAGGTGAAAGGATTTGCATAGGGCAAGGTTTTGCTATGCAAGAAGCCATTTTAATTTTAGCAAATATTTTAAGGGTTTATAAATTAGAGCTTGAAGAAGGTTTTGTGCCTGATGTAGTAGGTAGATTGACTGTACGTTCAGCTAATGGAATGAGAATTAAATTTACTAAAAGAAAAGCATGA
- the rsfS gene encoding ribosome silencing factor, with protein sequence MQERIHSIIQILDEKKTEDIKIIDMSKQEYFVKYVIIGTTLGEKHALSLIDELQIKLKAKGEEFLHIESSEEWSVIDLGDILIHLLTPEYRGIYNIEELLENLKKNKV encoded by the coding sequence ATGCAAGAAAGAATTCATTCAATCATCCAAATTTTAGATGAAAAAAAGACCGAAGATATCAAAATTATTGATATGAGCAAACAAGAATATTTTGTAAAATACGTTATTATTGGTACAACTTTAGGAGAAAAACATGCTTTATCTTTGATTGATGAACTCCAAATCAAACTTAAAGCAAAAGGTGAAGAGTTTTTACACATAGAAAGTAGTGAAGAATGGAGTGTTATTGATTTAGGTGATATTTTAATCCACCTTTTAACACCAGAATATAGAGGAATTTACAATATAGAAGAATTATTAGAAAATCTGAAAAAAAATAAAGTCTAA
- a CDS encoding DUF829 domain-containing protein, with amino-acid sequence MYREVFYIAGYDPKSYRFYYDLFKKNLKEYSYQFNLKATMHKIEKNENFPFFKIFCENVQTKYHFLVWNDIVKQNWSQNYKDALLDCYSFFRIYTLTGLFIKFAKESIYQLITGYYPFFYVLFSLLFSMILALGTFVFLQNHIPIFFAVLIGIFLGFLLNRFLFKMGKKLGVFWIARICAFCATWKDKKKGAMEERIKLFAHTIIDKLEQNKNKQDYELILVAHSVGTIVCIEVLEHILKQIDQTLLTKLKILTLGECIPLVSYQKNANKFREKLEFISRFDLKWYDYTSIIDGACFPQVDFFRTSKVNARFAPVFLNAKFHTLYEKHEYKKIKRDKNKAHFLYLYSAKIKGDYDFFSFIVAPKFLEEKVKI; translated from the coding sequence ATGTATAGAGAAGTATTTTATATAGCAGGATATGATCCTAAAAGTTATAGATTTTATTATGATTTGTTTAAAAAAAATTTAAAAGAATACTCTTATCAATTCAATCTTAAAGCAACTATGCATAAAATTGAAAAAAATGAGAATTTTCCTTTCTTTAAAATTTTTTGTGAAAACGTCCAAACTAAATACCATTTTTTAGTATGGAATGATATTGTTAAACAAAACTGGTCGCAAAATTATAAAGATGCTTTGCTAGATTGTTATAGTTTTTTTAGAATTTATACTCTTACAGGTCTTTTTATTAAATTTGCAAAAGAATCAATTTACCAACTTATTACAGGTTATTATCCTTTTTTTTATGTGCTTTTTTCTTTGTTATTTTCTATGATCTTAGCTTTAGGAACTTTTGTTTTTTTGCAAAATCATATACCTATTTTTTTTGCTGTATTAATAGGAATTTTTTTAGGATTTTTGCTTAATCGTTTTTTGTTTAAAATGGGTAAAAAACTTGGTGTATTTTGGATAGCAAGGATTTGTGCTTTTTGTGCTACTTGGAAGGATAAAAAAAAAGGTGCAATGGAAGAAAGAATAAAACTTTTTGCACATACTATAATAGATAAATTAGAGCAAAATAAAAATAAACAAGATTATGAGCTTATTTTAGTAGCCCATAGTGTTGGAACTATAGTTTGTATAGAAGTTTTAGAACATATTTTAAAACAAATAGATCAAACTTTGCTTACTAAACTAAAAATTCTTACTTTAGGAGAATGTATTCCTTTGGTAAGTTATCAAAAAAATGCTAATAAATTTAGAGAAAAGCTTGAATTTATCTCAAGATTTGATTTAAAATGGTATGATTATACATCTATTATTGATGGTGCTTGTTTTCCACAAGTAGATTTTTTTCGTACAAGTAAAGTAAATGCTAGATTTGCTCCAGTATTTTTAAATGCTAAATTTCATACTTTGTATGAAAAACATGAATATAAAAAAATAAAAAGAGATAAAAACAAAGCACATTTTTTATATCTTTATAGTGCTAAAATTAAAGGTGATTACGATTTTTTTTCTTTTATTGTTGCACCTAAATTTTTAGAAGAAAAGGTAAAAATATGA
- a CDS encoding phosphomannomutase/phosphoglucomutase has protein sequence MLDVIFREYDIRGLYGTQLNEKSVKAIGFCLGQVMLEKACKNVSVGYDARYSANELFGYLVSGLNKAGIKVYDIGLVPTPLGYFSLYEGLKFDANIMITGSHNPKDYNGFKITIDKESFFGAKLKAFSKEVYKHLDDEIEQNVKAEKYDILSVYLNFMCEQFAFLKDLNCKFVVDCANGAAGVVVEPLIKALNLKAHVMFANANGQFPNHDPDPTQEENLNAIKEFLNQNQEYTLAFAFDGDADRMILLSKTHVFCGDELCYLFAKNIPNPRILGEVKCSKNLFDEVAKFGTIFMGKTGHSNIKKMMKEKDIDLAAEVSGHIFFKHRYFGYDDGIYAFLRVLELVHKGFDLEGMIKALPKLYTTPEIKIPVNEEEKFQLVEEFKKELEKGALKGVKSLCEIDGARIDFGDGWALLRASNTSPYLITRFEANSLTRAKELENAVFSLFNEIKARFKAE, from the coding sequence ATGCTTGATGTTATTTTTAGAGAATATGATATACGTGGACTTTATGGCACGCAATTAAATGAAAAAAGTGTTAAAGCCATAGGTTTTTGTTTGGGACAAGTCATGCTTGAAAAAGCTTGTAAAAATGTGAGTGTGGGTTATGATGCAAGATATAGTGCAAATGAGCTTTTTGGATATTTAGTTAGTGGGCTTAATAAAGCAGGAATTAAAGTTTATGATATAGGATTAGTTCCAACTCCATTGGGATATTTTAGTCTTTATGAGGGTTTAAAATTTGATGCTAATATTATGATCACAGGATCTCATAATCCAAAAGATTATAATGGATTTAAAATCACTATAGACAAAGAAAGTTTTTTTGGTGCAAAATTAAAAGCATTTTCAAAAGAAGTTTATAAACATTTAGATGATGAAATCGAGCAAAATGTAAAAGCTGAAAAATATGATATTTTAAGTGTTTATCTTAATTTTATGTGTGAGCAATTTGCCTTTTTAAAAGATTTAAATTGTAAATTTGTGGTTGATTGTGCTAATGGGGCAGCTGGGGTTGTAGTTGAACCTTTAATCAAAGCTTTAAATTTAAAAGCCCATGTGATGTTTGCAAATGCTAATGGACAATTTCCAAATCATGATCCTGATCCAACACAAGAAGAAAATTTAAATGCTATAAAAGAGTTTTTAAATCAAAATCAAGAATATACCTTAGCCTTTGCTTTTGATGGGGATGCTGATAGGATGATACTTTTAAGTAAAACTCATGTATTTTGTGGGGATGAACTTTGTTATTTATTTGCAAAAAATATTCCTAACCCTCGTATTTTAGGTGAAGTAAAATGTTCTAAAAATCTTTTTGATGAAGTGGCTAAATTTGGTACTATTTTTATGGGAAAAACAGGACATTCTAATATTAAAAAAATGATGAAAGAAAAAGATATTGATTTAGCAGCTGAGGTAAGTGGGCATATTTTCTTTAAACACAGATATTTTGGTTATGATGATGGAATTTATGCATTTTTAAGAGTTTTAGAACTTGTTCATAAGGGCTTTGATTTAGAAGGTATGATCAAAGCTTTGCCAAAACTTTATACTACTCCAGAAATTAAAATTCCTGTTAATGAAGAAGAAAAATTTCAACTTGTAGAGGAATTTAAAAAAGAGCTTGAAAAAGGGGCTTTAAAAGGAGTTAAAAGCCTTTGTGAGATTGATGGGGCTAGGATAGATTTTGGGGATGGTTGGGCTTTATTGCGTGCTTCTAATACCAGCCCTTATTTAATAACACGTTTTGAAGCTAATTCTTTAACACGGGCAAAAGAACTCGAAAATGCTGTATTTTCTTTATTTAATGAGATAAAGGCTAGGTTTAAAGCAGAATAA
- a CDS encoding capsule biosynthesis protein: MRFSDKIKKEFSDKNVLLLQGPVGNFFHKLAIKMQKNKTKVFKLNFNGGDFFFYPSGIRCKCHEVELENFYENFLKTKKIDAIIMYNDCRIIHAKAIKIAKRLNLAIWIFEEGYLRPYCITLEQNGVNANSFLPKDKNFYLYQNICTKDSIKEIPGSFKFIAFDAFLYWLFAFLLAPFFNNKLHHRTLYPFEFLFWFRSLYRKYLYKITEKKLNKKIYNLDKKYFLAILQVYNDTQIKYHYKKSIEYFIEEIILSFANHARAKSYLVFKHHPMDRGYKNYTRLIQNLSQKYHVEGRVLYVHDTHLPTLLKKALGCITINSTVGFSAILEGCPTKVCGNAFYDFEGLTYPRKLQFFWREAHAYKPNPILTINFKAYLLQTNQFNGNFYKNSFLNK; encoded by the coding sequence ATGAGATTTAGTGACAAAATTAAAAAAGAATTTAGTGATAAAAATGTTTTACTTTTGCAAGGTCCTGTAGGGAATTTCTTTCATAAACTTGCTATAAAAATGCAAAAAAATAAAACTAAAGTTTTTAAATTAAATTTTAATGGTGGAGATTTTTTTTTCTATCCAAGTGGTATACGATGTAAATGTCATGAAGTAGAGCTTGAAAATTTTTATGAAAATTTTTTAAAAACTAAAAAAATTGATGCTATTATTATGTATAATGATTGTCGTATTATCCATGCTAAAGCTATTAAAATAGCTAAACGATTAAATCTTGCAATTTGGATTTTTGAAGAGGGGTATTTAAGACCTTATTGCATTACTTTGGAGCAAAATGGGGTTAATGCTAATTCTTTTTTGCCTAAAGACAAGAATTTTTATCTTTACCAAAATATTTGTACAAAAGACAGTATCAAAGAAATTCCTGGTAGTTTTAAATTTATAGCTTTTGATGCTTTTTTATATTGGTTATTTGCTTTTCTTTTAGCCCCATTTTTTAATAATAAGCTTCATCATAGAACTTTATATCCTTTTGAGTTTTTATTTTGGTTTAGATCTTTATATAGAAAATATCTTTACAAAATTACAGAAAAAAAACTCAATAAAAAAATTTATAATTTAGATAAAAAATATTTTTTAGCAATTTTACAAGTTTATAATGATACCCAAATTAAATATCATTATAAAAAAAGCATAGAATATTTTATAGAAGAAATCATACTTTCTTTTGCAAATCATGCAAGGGCTAAGTCTTATCTTGTTTTTAAGCATCATCCTATGGATAGAGGATATAAAAATTATACAAGATTGATACAAAATTTAAGTCAAAAATATCATGTTGAAGGTAGGGTTTTATATGTGCATGATACGCATTTGCCAACCCTTTTAAAAAAAGCTTTAGGTTGCATTACTATTAATTCCACAGTAGGTTTTAGTGCTATTTTAGAAGGATGTCCAACTAAGGTTTGTGGGAATGCTTTTTATGATTTTGAGGGTTTAACTTATCCTAGGAAATTGCAGTTTTTTTGGAGAGAAGCCCATGCTTATAAACCCAATCCTATTTTAACAATTAATTTTAAAGCTTATCTTTTACAAACTAATCAATTTAATGGTAATTTTTATAAAAATTCTTTTTTGAATAAATAA
- a CDS encoding capsular polysaccharide biosynthesis protein — protein sequence MKYYATSKKLIINVKNFYHVIFFTLFKRGKKNDIFLGWGRKKSGFKAIALAKKYNAKYLLLEDGFIRSLNLGVENSPSFSLLCDDIGMYYDANSPSKLENILNTYAFKDEEILQAKKAIKLIKEYQITKYNNNLKVPSHYFPKNDEKRILIITQIAYDASLEFGLAQKFSTLDMIQDAIKENPDSTVYIKIHPDVLSAKKQSDFNLDVLPKECVIISENFNPFSLLKYFHKVYTKTSGMGFEALLMGCECVCYGMPFYAGWGLTKDKQKCQRRIKKRSFEEIFYAAYIMYTRYFNPYLNQKSDIFDTIKTLAKYKIIENDNSNRLIMFGFSLWKKHFIKPFFKAKNNKIIFLNSLKTLNKLKLKEGDKFFIWGRRFDFNELKNLLLKKAQNEGLENFIPKIALVEDGFIRSVSLGSDLTRPFSLIVDNKGLYIDPNRPSQLEDILQNEIFDDKMLNRAKNIINLILENKFSKYNVMSHKDLKIKTQKGQKIILIPAQVEDDASMILGGCGLSTLDLLKEVRAKNQNAYIVFKPHPDVLSGNRKGLKDERLILRYCDEIIKDCSIDSAIKIADEIHTITSTSGFDALLRSKKVFTYGMPFYAGWGLTKDKQTCQRRKRKLNLEELVAGSLIMYPRYIHPYTKTLCEIEVCLDIMFHLQKDYFSKKYIKLIINLKTLMLRKIRRIYEFLVNK from the coding sequence ATGAAATATTATGCAACATCAAAAAAACTTATTATTAATGTTAAAAATTTTTATCATGTAATTTTTTTTACTCTGTTTAAAAGGGGTAAAAAAAATGATATTTTTTTAGGTTGGGGAAGGAAAAAATCAGGTTTTAAAGCTATAGCTTTAGCTAAAAAATATAATGCTAAATATTTGCTTTTAGAAGATGGTTTTATACGTTCTTTAAATTTGGGGGTGGAAAATTCCCCTAGTTTTAGTTTGCTTTGTGATGATATAGGCATGTATTATGATGCAAATTCTCCTTCAAAACTTGAAAATATTTTAAATACTTATGCATTTAAAGATGAAGAAATCTTGCAAGCTAAAAAAGCTATTAAACTTATAAAAGAATATCAAATTACTAAGTATAATAATAATTTAAAGGTCCCAAGTCATTATTTTCCAAAAAATGATGAAAAACGTATTTTAATTATTACCCAAATAGCTTATGATGCCTCACTTGAATTTGGTCTTGCTCAAAAATTTTCAACTTTAGATATGATACAAGATGCTATTAAAGAAAATCCTGATTCTACTGTTTATATTAAAATACATCCTGATGTTTTAAGTGCTAAAAAACAAAGTGATTTTAATCTTGATGTTTTGCCTAAAGAATGTGTAATTATTAGTGAAAATTTTAATCCTTTTAGTTTGCTTAAATATTTTCATAAAGTTTATACTAAAACTTCTGGAATGGGTTTTGAAGCTTTGCTTATGGGATGTGAATGTGTGTGTTATGGTATGCCTTTTTATGCAGGGTGGGGTTTAACAAAAGATAAACAAAAATGCCAAAGAAGGATTAAAAAAAGAAGTTTTGAAGAAATTTTTTATGCTGCTTATATAATGTATACTCGATATTTTAATCCTTATTTAAACCAAAAAAGCGATATTTTTGATACGATTAAAACTTTAGCAAAATATAAAATCATAGAAAATGATAATTCTAATAGACTTATCATGTTTGGTTTTAGTTTGTGGAAAAAACATTTTATAAAACCTTTTTTTAAAGCTAAAAATAATAAAATTATTTTTCTAAATTCTTTAAAAACTTTAAATAAATTAAAATTAAAAGAAGGGGATAAATTTTTTATTTGGGGTAGAAGATTTGATTTTAATGAGCTTAAAAATCTTCTTTTGAAAAAAGCTCAAAATGAAGGCTTAGAAAATTTTATTCCAAAAATTGCTTTAGTAGAAGATGGTTTTATTCGTTCTGTTTCCTTAGGATCTGATCTTACGCGACCATTTTCGCTCATTGTTGATAATAAAGGACTTTATATAGATCCTAATAGACCAAGTCAACTAGAAGATATTTTGCAAAATGAAATTTTTGATGATAAAATGCTAAATAGGGCAAAAAATATTATAAATCTTATACTTGAAAATAAATTTTCAAAATATAATGTCATGTCTCACAAGGATTTAAAAATTAAGACTCAAAAAGGACAAAAAATCATTTTAATTCCCGCTCAGGTTGAAGATGATGCCTCGATGATTTTAGGTGGTTGCGGTTTATCAACTTTGGATTTGCTTAAAGAAGTGCGTGCTAAAAATCAAAATGCTTATATTGTTTTTAAGCCTCATCCTGATGTATTAAGCGGTAATCGTAAGGGCTTAAAAGATGAAAGGCTTATTTTAAGGTATTGTGATGAAATCATTAAAGATTGTAGTATTGATAGTGCTATAAAAATTGCTGATGAAATTCATACTATAACTTCTACAAGTGGTTTTGATGCGCTTTTAAGATCTAAAAAAGTTTTTACTTATGGTATGCCTTTTTATGCAGGGTGGGGTTTAACAAAAGATAAACAAACATGTCAAAGAAGAAAGAGAAAATTAAATCTTGAGGAACTCGTAGCAGGATCTTTAATCATGTATCCACGTTATATTCATCCTTATACTAAAACTTTATGCGAAATTGAAGTTTGTTTAGATATAATGTTTCATTTACAAAAAGATTATTTTTCAAAAAAATATATAAAATTAATAATTAATTTAAAAACTTTAATGCTTAGAAAAATAAGAAGAATTTATGAATTTTTGGTAAATAAATGA